A genomic segment from Aegilops tauschii subsp. strangulata cultivar AL8/78 chromosome 1, Aet v6.0, whole genome shotgun sequence encodes:
- the LOC109752419 gene encoding uncharacterized protein, with protein MQLPITLVQLWNEWEIRLLVLLSFTLQLFLFFTGGRRRRSSNKLLRFSIWLAYLGADMIAFYTLGQISRLGDSINSRDPFTGTMSLAFFWAPFLLVHLGGQDTITAFSSEDNNLWLRHFLNLLVEVSLALYVFWKSMGNNNQLLVPAMFVFVSGIIKYWERIWALKYGSKTDLNSTTSNYENNQLPLLSVEQDRYCDIVCYALHTARYIRGFLAGRATFQMGHEIRFTLVEYFGRFAEHGAKLKIIEMELAIIYDDLYTKAVLFRTWTGSIFRCVVHISTVVAFVLFYANRKESYSRVDIAMTYALLIGSIFMELVSIFMAMVSPWAWAFLKARNFHWLTNLFWSIFNIVQPEKRLWWSDSMGQYNLLRSIFCIESPTIGMIRNIINSVGLAKVWKHLRHTKDVKAKKKIMECVVQWLDKQDRFKDLATGMRPKLGTELELILRGPFEHAILQLHLFTDYHIRGLLAEEGSPLHNKGDRSDLASICEEISNYMIYLLVVNPSMLPVSTTAEDTLALFPEKIFSTGRGGVRDMLILVLDRLKLFVLKICNYFVKESSTDRTTAPADLGLDLPLSTSQKHIREVLHKDWTAAGEIEGKILLGARALLDFPDSELTIDELLAEIKEIWIRLLVYAAGKSHAEAHAQQMSRGGGELLTFVWLLMAAHYELGDVARRLDLVSSSSGAGEGDRLFAFNFPS; from the coding sequence ATGCAATTGCCAATTACATTGGTGCAGCTATGGAACGAGTGGGAAATCAGGTTGCTTGTGCTTCTCAGTTTTACACTGCAACTATTCCTCTTCTTCACAGGGGGGCGTAGGCGACGAAGCAGTAACAAATTGCTAAGATTCTCTATTTGGTTGGCTTATTTGGGGGCAGACATGATTGCATTTTACACTCTTGGTCAGATCTCTCGACTTGGAGATTCTATCAATAGTAGGGATCCGTTTACAGGGACCATGTCTTTGGCATTCTTTTGGGCACCTTTCCTTCTTGTTCATCTTGGCGGACAAGACACTATTACTGCCTTTTCATCTGAGGATAACAATTTGTGGCTAAGGCATTTTCTGAATCTTTTAGTTGAAGTCAGCCTTGCATTATATGTCTTTTGGAAATCAATGGGGAACAACAATCAGCTTTTAGTTCCAGCCATGTTTGTCTTTGTTTCTGGAATAATTAAGTACTGGGAGAGGATATGGGCTCTCAAGTATGGGAGTAAGACTGACCTTAATAGCACCACTAGTAACTATGAAAATAATCAATTGCCACTACTAAGTGTTGAGCAAGATAGATACTGTGACATTGTTTGCTATGCTCTCCACACAGCACGCTACATTCGGGGATTCCTTGCAGGGCGGGCGACCTTTCAGATGGGGCATGAAATTCGGTTTACATTAGTAGAATATTTTGGAAGATTTGCAGAGCATGGGGCAAAACTTAAGATCATTGAGATGGAGCTCGCTATTATATATGATGACCTCTACACCAAGGCTGTTCTGTTTAGGACATGGACAGGTAGCATATTTCGCTGTGTTGTGCATATCTCTACAGTGGTTGCTTTTGTGCTCTTCTACGCAAACAGGAAAGAAAGCTATAGCAGAGTGGATATTGCAATGACATATGCATTACTCATTGGTAGCATTTTTATGGAACTTGTTTCAATTTTTATGGCAATGGTATCACCATGGGCATGGGCATTCTTGAAAGCACGGAATTTTCACTGGCTTACCAACTTGTTCTGGTCTATCTTCAACATTGTTCAGCCGGAGAAGAGGCTGTGGTGGTCAGATTCCATGGGGCAATATAACCTTCTGCGCTCCATATTCTGTATTGAATCACCAACCATTGGCATGATCAGAAATATCATAAATTCTGTTGGTTTGGCTAAGGTCTGGAAGCACTTACGGCACACCAAGGATGTCAAAGCTAAGAAGAAGATCATGGAATGTGTGGTGCAGTGGTTGGACAAGCAGGATCGTTTCAAAGACTTGGCAACAGGGATGAGGCCTAAACTTGGCACAGAGTTGGAGTTGATACTGCGCGGACCTTTTGAGCATGCCATACTCCAACTACATTTATTTACAGATTATCATATAAGGGGTCTACTTGCTGAGGAGGGATCACCTCTACACAACAAAGGAGATAGATCAGATCTTGCGAGCATATGTGAGGAAATATCAAATTACATGATCTATCTTCTTGTTGTAAACCCTTCCATGTTACCAGTCAGTACCACTGCAGAAGATACACTTGCATTGTTCCCAGAGAAAATATTCTCTACCGGCAGGGGTGGTGTCAGAGATATGTTAATCCTTGTGCTGGATAGACTTAAGCTATTTGTCCTAAAGATTTGTAATTACTTTGTGAAGGAGTCTTCAACAGATAGGACAACAGCCCCTGCAGACCTAGGCCTGGATCTTCCCCTGTCTACCAGCCAGAAACATATTCGAGAAGTGCTACATAAGGATTGGACGGCTGCTGGAGAAATTGAAGGCAAAATACTGTTGGGTGCCCGAGCTTTATTGGACTTTCCAGATTCTGAATTGACCATCGATGAATTATTGGCGGAGATCAAAGAAATATGGATAAGGCTGCTTGTTTATGCAGCAGGCAAGTCACACGCAGAGGCACATGCACAACAGATGAGCAGAGGAGGAGGGGAGCTGCTCACATTTGTTTGGTTACTCATGGCTGCCCACTATGAGCTCGGTGATGTTGCTCGCAGGCTCGATCTTGTTTCATCGTCATCTGGTGCTGGAGAGGGAGATCGGCTTTTCGCCTTCAATTTTCCATCTTAA